One window from the genome of Oligoflexia bacterium encodes:
- the ilvA gene encoding threonine ammonia-lyase, with translation MTLADIQKASLLIKPHINRTTLEYSANCSKLSGFDVFLKYENFQLTGSFKIRGAANKLIQLTDAEKKAGVIAASAGNHAQGVACIAQKLGIKATIVMPEQSPLIKVVSTKRFGAEVILKGVAYDEAYQHALTLQKISGAIFIHPFEDEKIIAGQGTIGLEIFEDIPDAEVVFIPIGGGGLLSGIAIALKSLNPKIKIIGVQAVGADSMAQSFRDKKLVMELKPVSTIADGIAVKRPSQVMYDSFISKLCDDVVTVSDDEIAKIIVFLMERAKTVVEGAGASSLAALVAHKDKFKCKKAVALLSGGNIDLNMLERIIDRGFQVSGRLAKITVAAPDVPGTLNKLTTLIAEKRANVLQINHNRMSDRIHLRETIIEFTLETTGQDQIDEIKKGFVALGSKVIE, from the coding sequence GTGACGTTAGCGGATATTCAAAAAGCCAGTTTGCTCATAAAGCCGCACATTAATCGTACGACTTTAGAATACTCTGCTAACTGCAGCAAGCTTTCGGGGTTTGATGTTTTCTTAAAGTATGAAAATTTTCAACTCACAGGAAGTTTTAAGATTCGTGGAGCTGCAAATAAACTCATCCAATTAACTGACGCAGAAAAAAAAGCAGGCGTGATCGCAGCCTCGGCCGGTAATCACGCGCAAGGTGTTGCTTGTATAGCCCAAAAATTGGGTATTAAAGCGACAATCGTAATGCCTGAACAGAGTCCTCTCATTAAAGTCGTTTCTACAAAAAGATTTGGTGCGGAAGTTATTTTAAAAGGTGTGGCCTATGATGAGGCCTATCAGCACGCACTCACGCTTCAAAAAATAAGTGGCGCGATTTTTATTCATCCCTTTGAAGATGAAAAAATCATTGCAGGTCAAGGCACTATTGGTCTTGAAATTTTTGAAGATATTCCAGATGCAGAAGTAGTTTTTATTCCCATTGGTGGGGGCGGACTTCTTAGTGGTATTGCCATTGCGCTTAAATCATTAAATCCAAAAATTAAAATCATTGGTGTTCAAGCAGTTGGTGCTGACAGCATGGCTCAAAGTTTTCGCGATAAAAAATTAGTCATGGAATTAAAACCTGTTTCAACCATTGCTGATGGTATCGCTGTGAAAAGACCATCTCAAGTTATGTACGATAGTTTTATTTCAAAACTCTGTGATGATGTGGTCACTGTCAGCGATGATGAGATTGCAAAGATCATTGTGTTTTTAATGGAACGGGCAAAAACAGTTGTTGAAGGAGCGGGTGCTTCATCACTTGCTGCCCTTGTGGCTCACAAAGATAAATTTAAATGTAAAAAGGCAGTTGCTCTTTTGAGTGGCGGTAATATTGATCTAAATATGCTTGAGCGTATTATTGATCGAGGTTTTCAAGTTTCAGGTCGTTTAGCAAAAATCACTGTAGCAGCGCCGGATGTTCCAGGGACGCTCAATAAGCTTACTACTTTGATTGCTGAAAAAAGAGCTAACGTTTTACAGATTAATCACAATCGAATGAGTGATCGCATTCATTTGCGTGAGACGATTATTGAGTTCACTTTAGAAACCACAGGGCAAGATCAGATCGATGAAATTAAAAAAGGTTTTGTTGCGCTGGGTTCAAAGGTCATAGAATAA